DNA sequence from the Stenotrophomonas sp. 24(2023) genome:
GGTCGGGCTGGTCCTGAACCGCACCAAGCCCTGGACCCAGACCTCCCAGCAGGCCGTGCAGATGCTGGCCGACTGGCCCTACCCGGTCGTGGCGCAGCTGCGTGACAGCCAGAGCTACGTGGTCATGACCGGCCTGGGCCGCAGCCTGTTCGATTACCGCTCGGCCCAGGTACGTGAGCACCAGGCCGACTGGGAACCCCTGCTGGCCTGGCTCAAGCTGTAAGCCTCCATCCCTTCTTCCATGGAATCCCGCGATGCGTGAACTGATCCTGCTGCGCCATGCCCACGCCGAACCGGCCACCCCGGGCCAGGCCGATCTCGACCGGCCGTTGTCGCCGGTCGGTCTGGCCGAAGCCGAAGCCGCCGGCAAGTGGCTGAAGGAGAACAACCTGCTGCCCGACTGCGTGCTGTGTTCGCCGGCGCGGCGCACCCGCGAGACCCTGGAATCGGTGATGGCCACCATCGGCTATGTCGAGAAGCGCCTGGAAGACCGCATCTTCGAAGCCACCCCGGGCACCCTGGCCGCGCTGGTGGACGAACGCCGCGACCTGGAACGGGTGATGATCGTCGGCCACAACCCCGGCCTGGAACGGCTGGTGGCCTTGATGACCGAGGGCTCCAGCAGCGATTACCGCGGCATGCCCCCGGCCGGCATCGCCGTGCTCGGCTTCCCCCGGGAGGCGGCGATCGAACCCGGCGTGGCCAGCCTGAACGCGT
Encoded proteins:
- a CDS encoding histidine phosphatase family protein, with protein sequence MRELILLRHAHAEPATPGQADLDRPLSPVGLAEAEAAGKWLKENNLLPDCVLCSPARRTRETLESVMATIGYVEKRLEDRIFEATPGTLAALVDERRDLERVMIVGHNPGLERLVALMTEGSSSDYRGMPPAGIAVLGFPREAAIEPGVASLNAFWWP